The Edaphobacter flagellatus sequence GCCTGTGTCGCATCGCTCCTCATCACTGCGACACCGGCCCTTCACGCCCAAACACCGAAGACCTACGACTGCGTCCGAGCCGAGAAGCCTCTAGTCATCGACGGCAAGCTCGATGATCCCGCATGGCAGAAAGCTGCATGGACCGACGACTTCGTCGACATCGAAGGCGACGCCAAGCCCAGGCCGCGCTTCCGCACCCGCACCAGGCTCCTGTGGGACGACGACTATCTCTACATTGGCGCCGAGCTCGAAGAGCCCGAAATCAAGGCCACGCTCACCCAACACGACTCCGTCATCTTCCACGACAACGACTTCGAAGTCTTCCTCAAGCCGCCTACCAACACATCCGGCTACTTTGAGTTCGAAATCAACGCCCTCAACACCTCCTGGGACCTCTACCTCAACAAGCCCTACCGCGAAGGCGGCAAAGCCGATAACTCCTGGGACATCCCCGGTCTCAAAACCGCCGTCGCGCTCAACGGCACACTCAACAACCCCAACGACAAAGACCACAGCTGGACCGTCGAGATTGCCATCCCCTGGACCGCGTTCCGCTCGCGCCTCCCTGTCGAGCGTCCAAAGCCCGGCACCGAGTGGCGCGTCAACTTCAGCCGCGTCGAATGGAAGGCCGGCCAGCCGAAGGAAGACAACTGGGTCTGGTCGCCGCAAGGCGTCGTCAACATGCACATCCCCGACAAGTGGGGCTATGTGCGCTTCCGCTAACAGCGCTGGCATTTGACGAGCATTACGCTTGAAAAGACGCGGCATACTCACCACAACATTCCACCGGGCTTGTGTTTACTCCTGCAGAGCAACACCGGCAGCCCAAGCGCAGCCGCAAGGAGCAACACAAGGTATGAAACGCATCCTGATTCATTCGACCCTAGCCCTCACCCTGGCCGCGACCGCAGCGTTCGCACAACAGACTGCGCCTGCGCCGGCCGACAACCAGAACAGCGCCGCGCAGCAGCCAGCAGGACCGCACGGTCGCCATCACGCCTTCGATGCACACAAGGCAGCCCAGCACATGGGCAAGAAGCTGGGCCTGTCCGATGATCAGACAGCCAAGCTCGAACCCATCCTCGCCGACCGCCAGCAGAAGATGGCCGCCCTGCGTGCCAATACCAGTCTCACGCCCGACCAGCGCCGCGAGCAGGCGCGCGCTATCCAGAAGGACACCCATACCCAGCTCGCGGGCGTCCTTACCCCCGACCAGATGCAGCAGCTGAAGTCCATGCATCGTGGCCCGCACGGCAAGCAGCAGGGTCAGCAACCCGAGGCCGCAACGCCTCCTTCTGCCAGCTAAAACCGGCGTCACCTGCCCGAAGCCGCACACCTGCACCATTCCGTGTGCGGCTTCGGCTTTTTCCGCACCAATCTCAATACCCATTTCCTCGTAACTCTTCCGTAAACTGGGGCAATGGACAAGTTTGTTGTACGCGGCGGAAACCCTCTACTCGGAACCATCAAAGTCTCCGGAGCCAAGAACTCCGCCCTTCCCTGCATGGCCGCCGCCATCCTCACCGAAGACGAGGTCATCCTCGAAAACATCCCCCAGGTCCGCGACATCGAGACTGAGCGCAAGTTGCTCGCCTCCATGGGCGCCGAAGTCGAGCTAGGCTACGGACGCGCCCAGCACCGCACGCGCATCAAGTGCGGCATCCTCTCCGATCCCGTCGCCAAATACGAGATCGTCAAGACCATGCGCGCCAGCTCGCTCGTCCTCGGCCCGCTCATCGCGCGCACCGGCATCGCTCGCGTCGCCATGCCCGGCGGCTGCGCCATCGGCGGCCGTCCCATCGACCTCCACATCAAGGGCCTCGAGTCCATGGGTGCC is a genomic window containing:
- a CDS encoding carbohydrate-binding family 9-like protein, with the translated sequence MQTFRSFAPHNVFACVASLLITATPALHAQTPKTYDCVRAEKPLVIDGKLDDPAWQKAAWTDDFVDIEGDAKPRPRFRTRTRLLWDDDYLYIGAELEEPEIKATLTQHDSVIFHDNDFEVFLKPPTNTSGYFEFEINALNTSWDLYLNKPYREGGKADNSWDIPGLKTAVALNGTLNNPNDKDHSWTVEIAIPWTAFRSRLPVERPKPGTEWRVNFSRVEWKAGQPKEDNWVWSPQGVVNMHIPDKWGYVRFR